The following DNA comes from Pithys albifrons albifrons isolate INPA30051 chromosome 17, PitAlb_v1, whole genome shotgun sequence.
acagctctgctcccaggggtgGTGTGGGTGGAGTTGGGACCTCCCTCATGGTACCCCTCCATCTTTCTCCTGTCTAACCCTCACACCTCTTCCCACCTGTTCAAATCCCTGGCTCCAGCAGGGAGAAGATGTGGGTCAGCTCATGCTGCTCAGTAGCATCCAGCTTGGAAGAGCATCTCTAGCTGCCTGCAGCTTCTgtcccagggagggaggaggggtcAGCAGTCAAGGGGGTCCCTCGAGCAGGACACTGGCTGCTGCATCACCTTAGGGCAAGCAGCTCCTGTCTGCAGTGGGACCCTGTGCTGGTGCAGTGCTCTGTGGGCACTGTGTGtccagggctgggatgtgaCCCCTCACCTGGAACCCTGCTGGGACCCCACCCCCCCCTTCACCCTGCAACTCACAGGTCTCTGCTTCCTCCCAGGTGAAGAGTGTGAACCTGTCAGATGGGGAGGTGCTGTCCATCCGCGGGGTGGACGGCGATGCCCTGGTGGTCCTGGCCAACCAGACCCTGCTGGTGGAGGGCCAGGTGATCCGCAGCCCCACCAACACCATCTCCGTCTACTTCCGCACCTTCCAGGACGAGGTGGTGGGGACCTTCCAGCTCCACTATCAGGGTGGGTGTCTCCCTGATGTGGGtaggggtgggatgggggtcAGTCCCAccaggctgcaggggtgggagggtggTGGGCTCTGCCCTCACAGACTAGCTGGGCTCCTGTCCCACCACCTGCCCTTGCTCAGAGCATCAGCTGGGGTGGTCAAGGTGTtgttcccagagcagagggttCAATATGCCCTGATGTCCTCAaccccagtgctggctgtgccttTCACACCCGCCTTGCCCTGTTTCAGtccctgtgcagcagctcttcccacactcactCACACTGAGAGTCTATTTTTTACCTCAAAGAGctgtaaaaaataaaggagttcaagcaaattatttttaaaatagaaactgggtctgggcaagagcagcAACAGGTGgggaagcagcagtgcagggagttGGCACCTGGCAGTTAGGTCCGCCTGTGACATGTGGGGACATCCAGCATGTTCCCACACTCACTTCCCTGTGGGGTGTCTGGGAGCAGATGAGCCCCAAGCTCCAAGTGTGTGTGCTTGTTCCAGTGTTTATGCTGAGCTGCAACTTCCCACGGAGACCTGACTTTGGAGATGTCACTGTGATGGATTTGCACTCGGGTGGAGTTGCTCACTTCCACTGCCACCTGGGCTATGAGCTGCAGGGCCCGCGGGTGCTGACGTGCATCAACGCATCGCGGCCGCACTGGAGCAGCCCCGAGCCCATCTGCTCAGGTACTGCACTCCTCGGGGCTGAGGGACACTGGGatccacaaaggaaaaaagtagtcCCTTTCTTTGAGACATGAGCTGAATGAGGTCCTGAGAGAGGGTGAAAATggtgcccagctctgcaaacAGTGCAGCCTGAGGTACTGCAGTTGGCTGGGGAGTGACAGCAAAATCTGTCCTCTCatcaggcagggaaggaaaaggaaatgacagattttatgtgtatgtgtgagtatatatgtgtatttatgaGTATAAATATGTGTAGATAGAGCAAAGCCAAGCCAGGCAAGAGGTTTGTGCAGTAGGAACTGAGGAGAGCTGGGCAGGTGCCAGCAGGGGGGCTCATCCCCGGGCTGCGGTGGTACAGATGCCCCTGTCCCCTTtgctctgcccatcccagtggggctgtgctctgTTCTGGCAGCTCCCTGTGGTGGGACGGTCCACAACGCCACCATCGGCCGTGTCCTGTCACCCAGCTACACTGGAAACCAGTCCAGCAGCATGTACTGCGTGTGGGCCATCGGGGCACCCCCGGGACAGAAGCTGCACCTGCATTTTGAGAAGCTCTTGCTGACTGAGAAGGACAGGTGAGGCTCCAGGAGCCAcctgggggctgctggtggTTGTGAGGACTGTGGTGGTGAAGTCTGCCATTTCCCTGCACCCTTTGGATGGGGGGAGCTTTTCTGGATGCCAaatgtagaatcatagaataatgaAATTGTTTGCATGGGAATAGCTctctaagatcattgaatccaatcactcccccagcactgccaaggccaccattaaaccatgtccccaagtgccacatctccacggcttttaaatcccttcagggatggtgactccaccactgcacTGGGCATCACTGCTGGGACTGGACATGGCTTTTGgtcctgatatccaacctaaacttctcCTGGTACAACTTGAGGCACAAGTTCCTTCTGTCCTGTCctttgttccctgggagcagagcccgatccccacctggctccacccACCTGTAtgggagttgtagagagcaagaaggtcccccctgagcctccttttctccaggctgagcactcccagctccctcagctgctcctcatcagacttgcactccagacccttccccagctttattcccttttctggacatgctccagctcCTTGATGTTTTTCTTGCCATGAGGGACCCAAAATACACCAAAGCTGTGAAGTTCTCAGCTGGTCCCAGCTCCCCCACCTCAGACCTCCTAGGCTGGTGGGACACAAGAACTCCTGTCCCACATAACATGCTATGTCGTCCCATGCAGGATGGTGGTGTACAGCGGGGACACCAACCAGTCTGCTGTGCTCTACGACTCTCTGCGTGCAGACAGTGTGCCCTTCGAGGGGGTGATCAGTGATGGCTCCTCTATAAGGATCGACTTCCTCGCAGAGGAGCCTGCGGCCGCCACAGCTTTCAACATCCGCTTCGAAGGTGATGTGTCCTCACCACAGCCCGGCCTcagctcagccagcacagccaccctCGGGTCACCCCAGCAGTTACACACGGCTGTAGGGAGGGTGTCAGCTGCCACCCTCGGGTCACCCCAGCAGTTACACACGGCTGTAGGGAGGGTCTCAGCTGCCTTCAGCACTGACAGGCCTGGTGCTTCCCTGTGCCATTCTGCCTGTGTCACTGTGGGCACACAGGGTGATCTGAAACACATGGGTGCTGGAGGAGCTTTGTGGAATATGTTTGTCTAGGGATAAATAGGGAAAGAAATAGTGAAATAGCATTTTCTCCAGCAGAAAGGCTTATAAGTGAGATGAGTGTCCATGGGACATGTCTCCTGTGCAGGGGGTGCCATGTTCTGGATGAGTCACCTCCAAACCTGAGCTGGAAAGGCCGTTGGTGTCACAGGAATCACACAGCCCATGGTGACTGTCACCACCAGTTGCCCAATGTGTCCCCTTTCCTCAGACCACATAGTGTGGCATACTGTGCACTCAGCACATGCcagtggcagggatggggctgtccTGACTCCCACTTACCCATCTGCCATCCACTGGATCTGGCTCCTtcagggacagccctggcagctAATATGGCTTTGCTCAGTTGTCATTTAAGCAGATCCCACTGGAGGATCATTCCCATGGGAGACCTGTGTCCCTGAGCAGGCTCAGTAACACTGGTAATTCCAGGGTAAATGGCTCAGCAAACTCAGTGACCAGCAGTGCCATAAGCACATCCCTGGTGTGATACACCACAGGAGCAGGGTTTGGTTAAACACAACTCAGGACAgataaattgtttttaattctaATTGGCTGTAAAACATGCCATGGAAGAGGCTGTCCATGCACGGTGGGGATACAGGGATTGGTTTCTGGCTGGGGAcagtggcagagccctgggcttaCCCAGTGATcccccagagcacagagaagcTCCATGTCCTTTGGCTAACAGGGCTTCTCTTCCAGCCTTCGAGCGGGGCCACTGCTACGAGCCCTACATCCAGAATGGGAACTTCACCACCTCTGACCCCACCTACAACCTGGGCACCACTGTGGAGTTCACCTGTGACCCTGGGCACTCCCTGGAGCAGGGCCCTGCTGTCATCGAGTGCATCAACATGCGGGACCCATATTGGAACGACACGGAGCCGCTGTGCCGAGGTTGGTGCCCACACTGTGGGCAATGCTAGTGGGGCAGGTGAGCAGCCCTGGGAccccactgagctctgcccacctCCTACTCCCACAGCCACATGTGGGGGAGAGCTGACTGCCATGGCTGGGGTCATCCTGTCCCCCAACTGGCCGGAGCCCTATGCGGAGGGGGAGGATTGCATCTGGAGGATCCACGTGGGTGAGGAGAAGAGGCTCTTCCTGGACATCCAGCTGTGAGTAGCCTGGGATCTCAGTATGTGTCTCTGCCCCAACAGTGCTCAGCCCACTTCGCTGCAGTAACCTGCTCCCCTTGTCCCAGTGATCTGCCTGGGGGCATCCATGAGCTGGAAACAGTTTAATGTTTGGGCTGAATGTGAAATACAGGCACTAAAGGAGCAGAGCACCCAGCAAGCTCAGGCATGGGCTGAACATGCCAGGGTCAGAGGGGAACAGGATCCGATGCCAGGTTGGGAGCCCTTGGCACGGTAGTGctgactctgcagagggagTCTCCTTTGATGCTGTTCTGGGTTTTCAGGAGAGGGACATGTTTCAAGTAGAGGCTTAGAGTGATTTTAAAGCTTTCTGTAAAATCCCAGTTTGAATCTCCCAGCTCACCTCTCTCAGCTCTGTGGGTGCTTGGGCTGAGCAGAACTGGAGGCCAAGCGTTTTGAAATCATCAGACATAAATGTCACTGAGAAAATCATGTTTgacagaaagcagagatttaCTACAAATGTCAGCTTGCCATGGGGATTAGCTGGGTTACTTCCAAGAACATTCCTAATGAAACGTTTGGGTATTGGCTCAGCAACCTCCTGTGGGGCCAGGAGCATCCTGGTGCTCTCCCCTGgccctctcctttccctgcagaaGGGGAGCACGGGGTGtccctgctccagtccctcctATACCACCCAGCAGTAAAGCGCTGGTTTCGGCTGTGCTCCCAGTACTGGTGCCACCTGTGCTCCCAGCGCCGAGAAGCCTTGCTGGGATGCGGACACGGCAGGACAGCGAGCCGGGAGGGGAGTGTCAGTGTCGTTGATGTGATCCGTTCAGCCAGTGAACCCGCCTGGCAGCAGCGCTGGCACCAGAGCCATGTGTCCCCCGGGACGTGCATCCATCTCGTGCCCTTGGCCTGGCAGCCGGGCGAGAGGGCGAAACCCCATCCTCTTCGGCTCCGGGGCAGCTCATCCCCGCCGTAGCCGGGGCGGATGGAGGCTGCGGCCGGCGGAGCCCGGAGCCCCCGGGCCGTCTCTGCCATTCGCGGGCCACCACTGCGCTCTGCTGGCCGCGGCGACGAGCGCGGCACCCCCGGGACTGGCACTGCCACGAGCGGGCAGGGATGCGCTGCCCCGGGAGCCGCTGGTACTGCCCCGGCCTCAACCCACCCAGAGCCACCCCcggggggaggagggagccgAGAGGTTTGTGGGGCTGCCGTTCGGAAACAGGCAAGGATGGGACGGTGCCACAGCGCTGCCCAGCCTGCttggagaggggacagggaagtGGAGAGGAATGGGATAGGgacaggatggggatgggatagggatgggaatgggaacaggTACAGGATGGGGATAGGATgggaatgggacagggacaggacatggacagggatggggatgagagAGGGATGAGGATGGGACAGGAtagggatgggacaggatggggatGAGCCACAAGGCAAGTTTGctgcactgcagtgctgaggcAAGTGGTCACCTCACTCACTGCCCCTTGAGCCCCACACCATTGCATCTTGTCTGGATTCCCGGCCCTGCTCTCTGACTAAATTCTGCTCTCAGCCTGAACATCACCAACAGCGACATCCTCACTATCTACGATGGGGACGAGCTCACCGCCCGCATCCTGGGGCAGTTCGTTGGCAGCAGTGGCCCCCAGAAACTCTACTCCTCCAGTCCTGACCTcaccatccagttccactcaGATCCTGCTGGGCTCATctttgggaaggggcagggattCATCATGAACTACATAGGTACGGAGAGTGGGGGGCTGGTGTGTCCCCTGCCTTGGATATGAAGGTGAGGATGTGACAcacagccagcccaggctgtccaggtgccacatctggaaatgggaggaaaggctgtgaCATCAGCATTCCACATGCCACCTGCAgaacccccagcccagctgcaggtCACTAGGTCAGACATTTCTGGGGTGTTCCCGTGtgtctcccttctccaggctggcaacaaggcagtgccatttttagtCCCTGTTAGCCTTTGTCTAGCCCAGAGGGAAAGAAATTACTGGAAATGGGGATGCAGGATCCACACACGCACCCTGTCAGGCATAAGCTGATGGCAAGGGAGGTCACTGAAGCCAGTCTCTGTGTGGGTTCTTGAGATGGATGTTTCCAGCTCCTTGCTGCAAAGTGGCTCAGACTGCACCTGGAGATGTCTGTTCAAAGAGCCCCCATCACCTACTGCTTCCCCTTTCGTTTGCCCAGGGGATAACACTTGaggactggctgtggctgtgccttttgtggactgtggggctggagacctctggggagggacaggcactggggaagggtcACAAATCCAGGTGTTGTGGCTCCAAggagggcagtgccatgggGTCTTACTTGGTGGGTGACAGAATCTCTCTTGGCTGCAGAGGTGTCTCGCAATGACTCCTGTTCTGACCTGCCTGAGATCCAGAATGGCTGGAAGACCAcatcacacacagagctggtgaGAGGGGCCAAGATCACCTACCAGTGCGACCCGGGCTACGACATCATGGGAAGCGACACCCTCACCTGCCAGTGGGacctcagctggagcagcgATCCCCCCTTCTGTGAAAAGAGTAAGTGCCCCAGCAAAGTGCTGCTGTCCTCATTCCACACCCCTGTGATggtgctggtcctgctgccacgCCAAGGCTCCCTACTCTGAGGGGGCTCCATGCTCAGTCTTTGTCTTCTCCCCAGTTATGTACTGCACCGACCCGGGAGAGGTGGAGCACTCAACCCGTCTCATCTCTGACCCGGTGCTGCTGGTGGGCACCACCATCCAGTACACCTGTAACCCTGGCTTTGTGCTGGAGGGCAGCTCCCTGCTCACTTGTTACAGCCGCGAGACTGGGACGCCCATCTGGACCTCGCGGCTCCCACACTGTGTCTGTAAGTTAGGgtggtccctcctgctcccccatTGTTCAGCTCCTCTTTTGGAGTCCCCTTTGCTGTGGCTGGGACCTTTCCCAGCACAGATGGTGGTGCAGAGCTTTGAGCTACCTGGAAGCAGGATGGGGTGAGACCTCGGATGcttcccagctgcccccaggctccttttctccttgatCTCACCCCAGATGTGTTTCATTCCCTTTCAGCTGAGGAATCGCTGGCCTGTGATAATCCAGGACTGCCAGAAAATGGGTATCAAATTCTTTATAAGCGCCTCTATCTGCCAGGAGAGTCCCTGACCTTCATGTGCTATGAGGGCTTTGAACTCATGGGGGAGGTGACCATCAAATGCATCCTGGGCCAGCCATCCCACTGGAGTGGACCCCTGCCCATCTGTAAAGGTAACACAGTGGGaggctggggacatggggacagctCATGCCTCTGTCCCCAacctggggcagcccagggacCTTGGTCTGGCTGCAGACCCTGGCAGGTCTCTGGCTGGGAGCTGAACTCAGCTGAGTCCTGGGGCTTCTCTGGTTTTGGGCTGAGTGATCTCTGCTCGACCCAGCCCACTCAGTCCTGGCCATGGGACATCAAGACCTTATGAAAAACTGGGAGTTTGCAGTGTGGCTTGAGACCAAATGGGGCAGAACACACTGGGTCTGGGTTCCCCAGCAGCCAACAACTGCCACTGCCCAGTCAAACCCAGTTACATACCATAACTCTTCATTTGTCTTCCAGTGAACCAGGACAGCTTTGAGCATGCTCTGGAAGGTGAGTGATGTGTGTTTGCTGGATGCACAAGGCCCTCAGCcatggggagggggagaggcagTGAGGGGATCACACGGTGCCTGAAGATGCCAACATAATAGATCTTGTCCTTTCAGtagcagaagctgctgcagagacatCACTCGAGGGTGGAAACATGGCCCTGGCCATATTCATCCCAGTGCTGATcatctccctgctgctgggaggagCGTACATCTATCTCACAAGGTGGGAATCAGGAGGGCTGGGAACCATCACAAAGCAAGCGCGACACggccagggctggctcagcATTGCTGTGCCCTTGCCAGCTGCACACCCTGACCACGGTCCTGGGGAGTGCTCCAGggtccctgagctgctggtggggacCTGGGATGGAGGAACTGGGAGGTGGGGCTGGTCATGTTCTGTCCTGGGGTCAGCCCTTCAGCCCAGTGACTCCAGCATCTCCCACAGGTGTCGGTACTACTCCAGCCTCCGCCTGCCCCTCATGTACTCCCACCCCTACAGCCAGATCACAGTAGAAACAGAGTTCGACAACCCGATTTATGAGACAGGGGTGAGTCCTCCTGCACCTATCCTCCCTGGGGACTCTCCTGAGGGGTTTGACTGGGTGGGCAGCCATGGGATGAGTCCAGCCACACTGTTGTAGGAGTGCTGAGTGGGCAGGAATCTGTCTGTGCTGGTCACTCACCAGAAGCCAGGTGGGAGGCACAGAGGATGCAGGGTCCTGGCTGGGAAACCATCACTCCCCTGGAAACTAAACAACATTCAGAATCTCTGTTGCTGCCTAGGAATGGGGAGATGATCCTGAAATGCAGCTACTGCCCTCAActggcttttccttcctttcaggaAACACGAGAATATGAGGTTTCGATATAAGGACAGCGGTAAGAGAGTCTCCGGCTGCAAACTTAATGTGCTCTCATAGAACTTCCTCAGTAACTAATCCAGAGACCACGTGGAGTTTGGTTGGACCCCCGGACCTGCTGTTGTCTTTCCTTTTGCCTCTTTATTGaagattttactgttttcttcactgtatttattctatttaaaCTGCGATAGGTGTGCTGCCATGCCCTGGGCACGGGCAGCAGCGGGAGCCGGGGCAGAGCTGGGTTCTGGTGAGGCCAGGGGGGCATGGGGGCAGCTGCTGTGTCCCCCTCCATAGCAGAGtgtctcctggcactgcccacacacacaggggaaTTTTTCCAGTTCTGATGTTGTTCAAAATTAAAGATGTCTCCATTGCAAGAGCCTGCGGTTGATTGCTGGGAGCTGAGGTAGCGCAGGGTCCCCGCGGggtcccacctgcagctcccggCTCCCCAGGTTGGACTCTCACCCGGGTGGCTCGGGTGGAACCTGTGCAGGGACCACCCTTGCTGTGGGGCTCaggaaagctgctttccagggaGCCGGGGCACTCATGAGGCACATGTCGCTTCCTTGTCCCACTTTGCACTGGATGTGGAGTGGCAGCAAGCCAGGACTCACGGGGTGATGCTCTGCAGGGAAGCACCAAGCAGGGAGCCCTAGGGGCACTGGGCAGCCCTGCAGTGAGCCGAGCTCGGCAGCTGGTGCCCCTCTGCTCACACCAGCTGtttctctccagcagcacctgagtCACCCTACCAGGAACACCCTGACCCAGTAATGGTCTGAGGCCACCCCTTGTCCCCAGGCAGCATCTCAGGGTAAGcaggatgggctgagctgctgtcactgctcctgctgctgcaggagggtctGCAGCAGACCCAGGTGtgcagatccagagcagcacatCCCGCCCAGCACTCCTGACTCAGCACCTAGGTGGGTctcacagctgggcaggagatggagaggggcaggggatTAAGATGGAGGTGTATTCGGGAAAGAAGGCAGATGGGATGCATGGGGGCTCTGGCATGGGAGCATCCCATGGGGAGCAGAACAGACAGAAATCAGCCCCTCAGAGCTGGTCCTGAACCCCAGTTCACCCTTGGCATCCCCTGTGCTCCTCCATCACCCCGGCCACTGGCAAGGCCACAGACCCCAGAGGGACACCTCATCCTCATGTCCCCTGTGTCACAGCCCCCAGACAGcccctgggaagggcagtgaagcCACTGCCATGTCCTTGGCTGCTGGTGTCCTTCTTTTGTCCTTATAGAACAATCACAGCCGTGAGAGGCTGGGTTAGCTCGGGGTGGTAGTTCAGCTCTGCAGTGTACAGCTGGGATTTAgggtttttcctttaaaaacaacGAATGTGTGTTTGTAATTtataaaggttaaaaaaaaaagagaaaaaaaaagaaaaaatgtgccAAAAATGTACGAGGCATTTCATTTCCCTTCATACATGTCTGTTTTTATAAGAACAATGTGAAAATTGCTgggattaaatatttttcaacatGATAAAGTAGTTCCGTGGGAAGCTCTAGCATTCAGTATAACCTCGACACCAATTGTTCTGTACTTTTAAATGTCTGAAATCAGTTTGAAGAGACTTGGTCCTCAGGCTGCTGTGATGCAGGGGAGGGTAAGGGCCAGGTACGCTGCATGACCTGCTATGGGATGGTGGCCGATGCCACTGGTTGGCTCTGAATGCCAGATCCTGGCCTGTTGCTGCCCCACAGGGCCTCCTGCTCCCATGGGATGGAGGCACCTGAACCCTGATGGGGCACAGagtgagctggcacagccagggggaCATCTCCCCTCCCTGGGTCACTCTGCAGGAGCCAACGCTGGCTCCCCCTGCACCCACCGAACTCAGAATTGCCCATCccatgccagcccagcccagtgatGTCTCACAAGGTGGGTGGGGGTCTGGGCCCTGTCCCGAGGCACTTGGGACCCCACTGGAGCCCCAAGGCCATGTCACATAGAACATACCGAAGGTTTTGGGGAGCCCTGTTAGCCCAGTCCCTCCGGGTCTCTCCTGCAGGTGTCCTGCTCACCCATCAGCTGCCCAACAACCTGTGGCTGTCACCTGGCAGCTCCtatggccagggcagggcagctctcCAAAACCACAGGGAGAACATGGTGGGAGAGTGGGGGCTGGTCCACCTGCCTCTCTACAACTCTGCTCTGGCTGCATCCTGTGCcactgcagtgcagagcaggcaggcacagctcagggggGGATCCTGGGGCTCAGTGGAAAAAATCCCCCTGGTGCTCCCTGGagaggctgagctgctctgatgGGTGCAGAGACAAGCCTCCAGGAGTGTTCTTCCAGTATCAGGTGTGGGTAGGGCAGAGTCCTGCTTGGGAGCATGGTGGCAGGAGGGTGACTGTCACCTCATCAAGGAGCAGGGCTACCGGGACACCCCAGTTGAAACAGCATTTCCTTACACCTGCAGAGTTCCAGATGTCcctggcagtggggagggatTGGGATGCTCAGCCCACCCCGTGCCCATGTAAATGCTCTTTCCCAGGGCATCTAACACCCAGCCAAAGAAACCTGGGGGGCCTCCCATTCATCCCTACACCTCCCTGCCGAAAACAATGCAACAACCCTGCCCTCTCCAAATGTGCTTTTAAGCAAGGTTATGCTGTGACATCGATAATGGCTTTGCTTAGCAGCTGCCAGGCTAATGCACAGGGGGCGAGAGAGCCAAGGCTCTGATGCAGAGCATTCCTGGGGGAGGGAGCTTGGGTTATTTTTGGACAGAGATTGCAagagaattaaaatgaaaggaagaaaaaaaagccttgatGCTGCCATTCCTCCTCAGTGACGTAAAGTCGGAGCCAATCTCTGGCCTCGCGTGTTGTGCTGCAGATGAAGCTTtgtctgggcacagcagcctcgGCCACAACCCACCTCCCCCCTGCACGGGGCTGAGTGAGGGGACACAGTGGGGCCATGCCATGGCAGCCACGTGGCTGAGGGAcccctgagctctgggtggGGGAGAGCTGCAGGGACTTGCCCtgactcctttccaggcacagcatccctgcctgGTCTGGGAgaggcacagcatccctgcccacCTCAGCCgaggcacagcatccctgcccagcccagaaGGACTGGGAAAAGCCCTGGAATGCCCTTGGCACAGCTCTACCAGTGACGCCCTGGCAGGAGCCCAGTCTGCAAGCAGCCTCCTGGCTCCAGTggttccttctcccttttccctagATGTCATCCTGGGGCAGACACAGTGTCCTCCCCTCAGCCACTGCCAAAACTGTGCCTGTgttctgccagggctgggatttcCTGGAGTGTTtaggctggagctgggacagtgccCCTTCCTGTGCCaaggaatcataaaatcatggaatcacagaatggct
Coding sequences within:
- the SEZ6L gene encoding seizure 6-like protein isoform X3, whose protein sequence is MVGGATKFGHDTGLAGGVEDLGHTMGSEGGAGQLGHATALNLLPAMEDGTEPAAEETTVLVQSHVLPTATTAPSTDAKQTSPVKKKPSTLKQINMGRKHLRLKPTLAGPPGTAFPASSLHSGLPTTAQDRRVSAESMEQSTPGLPWGHQATTSRPTLQISPSTLPPALPQPFPGSTGGAGEVPTVAPNSDTVIPTNSAERDVHSSASEESQETTTSTIITTTVTTTEPTPVLCSMSFHDPEGYIDSTDYPPLPLHGYLQCTYNITVYTGYGVELQVKSVNLSDGEVLSIRGVDGDALVVLANQTLLVEGQVIRSPTNTISVYFRTFQDEVVGTFQLHYQVFMLSCNFPRRPDFGDVTVMDLHSGGVAHFHCHLGYELQGPRVLTCINASRPHWSSPEPICSAPCGGTVHNATIGRVLSPSYTGNQSSSMYCVWAIGAPPGQKLHLHFEKLLLTEKDRMVVYSGDTNQSAVLYDSLRADSVPFEGVISDGSSIRIDFLAEEPAAATAFNIRFEAFERGHCYEPYIQNGNFTTSDPTYNLGTTVEFTCDPGHSLEQGPAVIECINMRDPYWNDTEPLCRATCGGELTAMAGVILSPNWPEPYAEGEDCIWRIHVGEEKRLFLDIQLLNITNSDILTIYDGDELTARILGQFVGSSGPQKLYSSSPDLTIQFHSDPAGLIFGKGQGFIMNYIEVSRNDSCSDLPEIQNGWKTTSHTELVRGAKITYQCDPGYDIMGSDTLTCQWDLSWSSDPPFCEKIMYCTDPGEVEHSTRLISDPVLLVGTTIQYTCNPGFVLEGSSLLTCYSRETGTPIWTSRLPHCVSEESLACDNPGLPENGYQILYKRLYLPGESLTFMCYEGFELMGEVTIKCILGQPSHWSGPLPICKVNQDSFEHALEVAEAAAETSLEGGNMALAIFIPVLIISLLLGGAYIYLTRCRYYSSLRLPLMYSHPYSQITVETEFDNPIYETGETREYEVSI
- the SEZ6L gene encoding seizure 6-like protein isoform X1, with translation MPRPRGLCLLALLLLGTPAAPRPDSGSGAALVPVSPDPLTADELVDKMVGGATKFGHDTGLAGGVEDLGHTMGSEGGAGQLGHATALNLLPAMEDGTEPAAEETTVLVQSHVLPTATTAPSTDAKQTSPVKKKPSTLKQINMGRKHLRLKPTLAGPPGTAFPASSLHSGLPTTAQDRRVSAESMEQSTPGLPWGHQATTSRPTLQISPSTLPPALPQPFPGSTGGAGEVPTVAPNSDTVIPTNSAERDVHSSASEESQETTTSTIITTTVTTTEPTPVLCSMSFHDPEGYIDSTDYPPLPLHGYLQCTYNITVYTGYGVELQVKSVNLSDGEVLSIRGVDGDALVVLANQTLLVEGQVIRSPTNTISVYFRTFQDEVVGTFQLHYQVFMLSCNFPRRPDFGDVTVMDLHSGGVAHFHCHLGYELQGPRVLTCINASRPHWSSPEPICSAPCGGTVHNATIGRVLSPSYTGNQSSSMYCVWAIGAPPGQKLHLHFEKLLLTEKDRMVVYSGDTNQSAVLYDSLRADSVPFEGVISDGSSIRIDFLAEEPAAATAFNIRFEAFERGHCYEPYIQNGNFTTSDPTYNLGTTVEFTCDPGHSLEQGPAVIECINMRDPYWNDTEPLCRATCGGELTAMAGVILSPNWPEPYAEGEDCIWRIHVGEEKRLFLDIQLLNITNSDILTIYDGDELTARILGQFVGSSGPQKLYSSSPDLTIQFHSDPAGLIFGKGQGFIMNYIEVSRNDSCSDLPEIQNGWKTTSHTELVRGAKITYQCDPGYDIMGSDTLTCQWDLSWSSDPPFCEKIMYCTDPGEVEHSTRLISDPVLLVGTTIQYTCNPGFVLEGSSLLTCYSRETGTPIWTSRLPHCVSEESLACDNPGLPENGYQILYKRLYLPGESLTFMCYEGFELMGEVTIKCILGQPSHWSGPLPICKVNQDSFEHALEVAEAAAETSLEGGNMALAIFIPVLIISLLLGGAYIYLTRCRYYSSLRLPLMYSHPYSQITVETEFDNPIYETGETREYEVSI
- the SEZ6L gene encoding seizure 6-like protein isoform X2; the encoded protein is MPRPRGLCLLALLLLGTPAAPRPDSGSGAALVPVSPDPLTADELVDKMVGGATKFGHDTGLAGGVEDLGHTMGSEGGAGQLGHATALNLLPAMEDGTEPAAEETTVLVQSHVLPTATTAPSTDAKQTSPVKKKPSTLKQINMGRKHLRLKPTLAGPPGTAFPASSLHSGLPTTAQDRRVSAESMEQSTPGLPWGHQATTSRPTLQISPSTLPPALPQPFPGSTGGAGEVPTVAPNSDTVIPTNSAERDVHSSASEESQETTTSTIITTTVTTTEPTPVLCSMSFHDPEGYIDSTDYPPLPLHGYLQCTYNITVYTGYGVELQVKSVNLSDGEVLSIRGVDGDALVVLANQTLLVEGQVIRSPTNTISVYFRTFQDEVVGTFQLHYQVFMLSCNFPRRPDFGDVTVMDLHSGGVAHFHCHLGYELQGPRVLTCINASRPHWSSPEPICSAPCGGTVHNATIGRVLSPSYTGNQSSSMYCVWAIGAPPGQKLHLHFEKLLLTEKDRMVVYSGDTNQSAVLYDSLRADSVPFEGVISDGSSIRIDFLAEEPAAATAFNIRFEAFERGHCYEPYIQNGNFTTSDPTYNLGTTVEFTCDPGHSLEQGPAVIECINMRDPYWNDTEPLCRATCGGELTAMAGVILSPNWPEPYAEGEDCIWRIHVGEEKRLFLDIQLLNITNSDILTIYDGDELTARILGQFVGSSGPQKLYSSSPDLTIQFHSDPAGLIFGKGQGFIMNYIEVSRNDSCSDLPEIQNGWKTTSHTELVRGAKITYQCDPGYDIMGSDTLTCQWDLSWSSDPPFCEKIMYCTDPGEVEHSTRLISDPVLLVGTTIQYTCNPGFVLEGSSLLTCYSRETGTPIWTSRLPHCVSEESLACDNPGLPENGYQILYKRLYLPGESLTFMCYEGFELMGEVTIKCILGQPSHWSGPLPICKVNQDSFEHALEAEAAAETSLEGGNMALAIFIPVLIISLLLGGAYIYLTRCRYYSSLRLPLMYSHPYSQITVETEFDNPIYETGETREYEVSI